The genomic DNA GCGGTGGCGGCATGGCTGGTCTTGTGCGCAACGGGCGCGCAGGCACAGGAGGTGGTCCGGCTGGGCAACCTGAAATTCGCGCATTACGGCGCGGTGTCCTATATAAAAGAGATCGCCCCCAAGTGTGGCATCAAGGTGGAGGAACACATCTTCGCCAAGGGCCTGGACGTGATGCAGGCAATCATCGCCGGTGAACTGGACGTGGGCACGACGGCATCGGAGGCGGCCATCTCGGGTCGCGCCGGCGGCGCGCCGATCTACGTGGTGGCCGGTTTCGCCAAGGGCGGCGCGCGCCTGGTGGGTCGCAGCGACCTGAATCTGAAGTCGATCGCGGACCTGAAGGGCAAGCGCGTGGGCGTGACGCGCGGCGGCATCCAGGAAGTACTGCTGCTGGCCGAACTGCAGCAGGCCGGCCTGACGGCTTCCGACCAGCCGGGCAAGGACGTGCGCCTGGTGTTCCTGGCCTACGCGGACCTGAACCAGGCCCTGCTCGGCAAGAACATCGACGCGATGATGCAATCGGAACCGCAGTCGTCCCAGGCCATCAACAAGGGCTTCGGCAACGAGATCATGAAACCGTACAACACGCCGATCGGCGAGCCGGTGCGCACGATGGTCATGACGGAGAAGTTCTACAAGGAGCGCCGTCCGGTCGCCGAGAAATTCATGCGCTGCTTCGTCGAGGCCACCAAGACCTTCCTCGACAACAAGGCCACCGCCGAGAAGTACGTGCGCGAGGTCGTGTTCAAGGGCCAGATCACCAAGGACGATTTCGAGGACGCCATCGGCAATTCGCCGTACAGCTACGACATCACGCCGGAACACATCCAGACGACCACCGACATCATGGTCAAGACGGGCGTCGGCCGCATGAGCCGTCCGCCGGTGGCGAAGGACTGGGTCCGCACCGACCTCCTGGAGCAGGCCAAGAAAAGCCTGGGCGTGAAATAAGGGGAAACCATGGCAAGGATCGATTGGCGGGAAGTCGGTGTCGGCATGGTCGTGCCGGCGCTGGTGATCGCACTGTGGCACATGGCCGCGGTGCTGGAGTGGGTCAATCC from Pseudoduganella armeniaca includes the following:
- a CDS encoding ABC transporter substrate-binding protein, with translation MKLKSMAVAAWLVLCATGAQAQEVVRLGNLKFAHYGAVSYIKEIAPKCGIKVEEHIFAKGLDVMQAIIAGELDVGTTASEAAISGRAGGAPIYVVAGFAKGGARLVGRSDLNLKSIADLKGKRVGVTRGGIQEVLLLAELQQAGLTASDQPGKDVRLVFLAYADLNQALLGKNIDAMMQSEPQSSQAINKGFGNEIMKPYNTPIGEPVRTMVMTEKFYKERRPVAEKFMRCFVEATKTFLDNKATAEKYVREVVFKGQITKDDFEDAIGNSPYSYDITPEHIQTTTDIMVKTGVGRMSRPPVAKDWVRTDLLEQAKKSLGVK